Proteins encoded together in one Rhodospirillaceae bacterium window:
- a CDS encoding peptidase, with protein MTTRQKMFAGSAILIGLGLFAAGCANAKAPDEAAVLTNYANIAEAMFGDAISTAENLQGAVDKLIAQPTDANLKAARQAWIDARPSYMRTEVFRFGNPEVDDLEGLVNAWPLDEGLIDYVDATSYGATSDSNPFYTLNVVANKELQIGADKVDATVIDKKLLQSLQEVGENEANVAIGYHAIEFLLWGQDLNGTGPGAGNRPATDFDTANCTNGNCDRRAAYLKAATELLIDDLGQMHAIWTEGGAARQRLLSGDKKEGIAGILTGLGSLSYGELAGERTKLGLMLHDPEEEHDCFSDNTHNSHFYDQVGMVDIYNGSYTRLDGTVVTGASVKDLVAAKDAAVNDRVVAALADTSKAMQVLKDTADSGGQAYDQMIGPDNAAGNKIVDDVVTGLVGQARAVEAAVAALGLKITVEGSDSLDNPTAVGQ; from the coding sequence ATGACCACACGGCAGAAGATGTTTGCAGGTTCGGCGATTTTGATCGGACTCGGCCTGTTCGCGGCCGGTTGTGCCAACGCCAAGGCACCGGACGAAGCGGCTGTCCTGACGAACTATGCCAATATCGCCGAAGCGATGTTCGGCGATGCCATTTCAACCGCCGAGAACCTGCAGGGCGCGGTCGACAAGCTCATTGCACAGCCGACCGACGCCAATCTCAAGGCCGCGCGCCAGGCCTGGATCGATGCCCGCCCGAGCTATATGCGCACCGAAGTGTTCCGTTTCGGCAATCCCGAAGTCGACGATCTCGAGGGTTTGGTCAACGCATGGCCGCTCGACGAAGGCCTCATCGACTATGTCGATGCCACGTCCTATGGCGCGACCTCAGACAGCAACCCGTTCTACACATTGAATGTGGTTGCCAATAAGGAACTGCAGATCGGCGCCGACAAGGTTGATGCGACGGTCATCGACAAGAAGCTGCTGCAGTCGCTGCAGGAAGTGGGCGAGAACGAGGCCAATGTCGCCATCGGCTACCACGCCATCGAGTTCCTGCTCTGGGGCCAGGATCTCAACGGCACCGGTCCGGGCGCCGGCAACCGCCCGGCCACGGATTTCGATACCGCCAACTGCACCAATGGCAATTGCGACCGCCGCGCCGCCTACCTCAAGGCAGCGACCGAATTGTTGATCGATGATCTTGGTCAGATGCATGCCATCTGGACCGAAGGCGGCGCTGCCCGCCAGCGTCTGTTGTCGGGCGACAAGAAGGAAGGCATTGCCGGCATCCTCACCGGCCTTGGCAGCCTCTCTTACGGCGAACTCGCCGGCGAGCGCACCAAGCTCGGCCTGATGCTGCATGATCCGGAAGAGGAGCATGACTGCTTCAGCGACAATACCCATAACTCGCACTTTTACGACCAGGTCGGCATGGTCGATATCTACAATGGCAGCTATACCCGCCTCGACGGTACGGTTGTGACCGGCGCCAGCGTCAAGGATCTGGTGGCGGCCAAGGATGCAGCGGTCAATGACCGGGTCGTGGCGGCTCTAGCCGATACCAGCAAGGCGATGCAGGTGCTGAAGGACACCGCCGACAGTGGCGGGCAAGCCTATGACCAGATGATCGGCCCAGACAATGCGGCCGGCAACAAGATCGTCGACGACGTCGTGACCGGCCTGGTCGGCCAGGCCCGCGCAGTCGAGGCGGCCGTTGCGGCACTTGGTCTCAAGATCACGGTCGAAGGGTCGGACAGCCTCGACAACCCCACTGCCGTGGGTCAGTAA